A genomic region of Acidobacteriota bacterium contains the following coding sequences:
- a CDS encoding IS630 family transposase produces MLARERGFSISDVRGFLNCAKDSVLKYCRRYHEGGAELLMAGKTSRTTKFDKESNKQAVFSLLHTPPSTYAINRTTWRMADLKEVLRMQGLLLSKNVIRTILKEAGYKWRSARVVLTSRDPEYRGKVEGIKKILSELGRDEAFFSIDEYGPFAVKKKGGVKRVAPGEEYVVPQWQKSKGWMILTAALELARNQVTHFYSRAKNTEEMIKMANLLRAQYRTCRTIYLSWDAASWHISKKLIAHLEKLNQESERDGYPIVKTAPLPAGAQFLNVIESVFSGMARAIIHNSDYPSTEAAQSAIGLYFTERNAHFSKHPNRAGKKIWGKERVPSEFMEGQNCKDPLYR; encoded by the coding sequence GTGCTTGCCCGAGAAAGAGGGTTTAGCATCAGCGATGTTCGTGGTTTCCTGAATTGCGCCAAGGACTCTGTCCTGAAATACTGCAGGCGCTACCACGAGGGTGGCGCTGAATTGCTGATGGCTGGAAAGACTTCACGCACGACCAAGTTCGATAAGGAGTCCAATAAGCAGGCAGTTTTTTCCTTGCTCCACACCCCACCGTCCACCTACGCAATCAACCGAACCACGTGGAGGATGGCCGATCTGAAAGAGGTTCTACGAATGCAAGGCCTATTGCTTAGTAAGAATGTCATTCGCACGATTCTCAAAGAAGCTGGTTACAAATGGCGCAGTGCCCGCGTCGTACTCACCAGCAGGGACCCTGAGTACCGGGGCAAAGTGGAAGGCATCAAGAAAATCCTGTCCGAACTCGGCCGAGACGAAGCCTTTTTCTCGATCGACGAATACGGCCCGTTTGCGGTAAAGAAAAAGGGAGGGGTGAAGCGAGTAGCCCCTGGCGAAGAATATGTGGTTCCGCAATGGCAGAAGTCAAAAGGATGGATGATCCTTACAGCCGCTCTTGAGCTAGCAAGAAACCAAGTGACCCATTTCTATTCTCGGGCTAAGAATACCGAGGAAATGATCAAAATGGCGAATCTCCTGCGCGCTCAGTACCGTACTTGCAGGACGATCTATCTATCGTGGGATGCAGCCTCGTGGCATATTTCGAAGAAGTTGATCGCTCACTTAGAAAAGCTCAATCAGGAATCAGAGCGAGATGGCTACCCCATTGTGAAGACCGCGCCACTGCCCGCTGGAGCACAATTCCTGAATGTAATCGAGTCGGTGTTTAGTGGAATGGCTAGAGCAATCATTCATAACAGCGACTACCCTTCCACAGAGGCTGCCCAGAGCGCTATCGGCCTCTACTTCACCGAGAGAAACGCACACTTCTCTAAACACCCCAATCGGGCAGGCAAAAAGATCTGGGGAAAAGAGCGGGTACCCAGCGAATTTATGGAAGGGCAAAACTGCAAAGACCCGCTGTATCGGTAA
- a CDS encoding serine--tRNA ligase — MHELSFFRQNLDAIALRLADRGFTVDRETFRSLDTERRAAITEAEKLRADRNAQSQEIGKLSKSGADTTELRERVRQMGERMKELDQKAAELEANLQAMMASIPNVPHASVPTGKSADDNVEVRRWGTPPEFSFTPKAHWDLGPELGILDFERAAKITGARFVVYKGLGAKLERALISFMLDVHTQHHGYTEMLPPFIANKDSFYGTGQLPKFEADLFKLEGTDYYLVPTAEVPVTNYYRDETLDADKLPIKFCAYTPCFRSEAGSYGRDVRGIIRQHQFQKVELVKFAPPESSYDELESLTSDAEDILQRLGLPYRTVVLCTGDMGASSAKTYDIEVWLPGQNAYKEISSCSNFEAFQARRASIRTKSGKKTEFAHTLNGSALAVGRTWVAIVENYQQADGSVIIPETLRPYMGTDIIRAAS, encoded by the coding sequence ATGCACGAGCTTTCCTTCTTCCGTCAGAATTTGGACGCGATCGCGCTCCGCCTGGCCGACCGCGGATTCACAGTCGACAGGGAGACCTTCCGGTCGCTCGACACGGAGCGCCGCGCCGCGATCACCGAAGCCGAAAAGCTGCGCGCGGACCGCAACGCTCAGAGCCAGGAGATCGGCAAACTCAGCAAGTCCGGCGCCGATACCACGGAGTTGCGCGAGCGCGTCCGACAGATGGGCGAGCGCATGAAGGAACTCGACCAGAAAGCCGCCGAACTGGAAGCGAATTTGCAGGCCATGATGGCGTCGATTCCCAACGTTCCGCATGCCTCCGTGCCCACCGGGAAATCCGCCGACGACAACGTCGAAGTGCGGCGCTGGGGAACTCCTCCGGAGTTTTCTTTCACGCCGAAAGCTCACTGGGACCTCGGGCCCGAGTTGGGCATCCTCGACTTCGAGCGCGCGGCGAAAATCACCGGCGCCCGCTTCGTGGTCTACAAAGGCCTGGGCGCGAAACTCGAGCGCGCGCTGATCAGCTTCATGCTGGACGTGCACACCCAGCACCACGGCTACACGGAAATGCTGCCGCCGTTCATCGCCAACAAGGACAGCTTCTACGGCACGGGCCAGTTGCCCAAGTTCGAAGCAGATCTGTTCAAACTCGAGGGCACGGATTACTACCTGGTCCCCACCGCCGAGGTTCCCGTCACCAATTACTACCGCGACGAGACACTCGATGCCGACAAGCTCCCCATCAAGTTCTGCGCCTACACTCCGTGTTTCCGCAGCGAAGCCGGCTCTTACGGGCGCGACGTGCGCGGCATCATCCGCCAGCATCAGTTCCAGAAGGTCGAGCTGGTCAAGTTCGCGCCTCCCGAATCGAGTTACGACGAGCTGGAAAGCCTGACCAGCGATGCCGAAGACATCCTGCAGCGCCTGGGACTTCCTTACCGCACGGTGGTTCTGTGCACCGGCGACATGGGCGCGAGTTCCGCTAAGACTTACGACATCGAAGTCTGGCTGCCGGGGCAGAACGCGTACAAAGAAATTTCTTCGTGCTCCAACTTCGAGGCGTTCCAGGCGCGCCGCGCGTCCATCCGAACGAAATCCGGCAAGAAGACGGAATTCGCCCACACGCTGAACGGCAGCGCCCTCGCCGTGGGCCGTACCTGGGTGGCGATCGTCGAGAACTACCAGCAGGCCGACGGCAGCGTCATCATCCCGGAAACCCTGCGCCCGTATATGGGCACCGACATCATTCGCGCGGCGTCATAA
- a CDS encoding PQQ-dependent sugar dehydrogenase yields the protein MKLAQAALLFSMASMAAWAQVNVGGQKSEPGLPFTMTTVSTFELPWRLAFLPDGRMLVTEKIGPVWLVTQKGEKIPVDNTPPVYWQRQNGMLGVFVSPHYATDQSIYLTYVEPGDYGGGLALARAKLNATSTGAKLESAKLENFEVLWRQMPKGKGGQEGGQIAFSPDGQYLFLTVGDRQRMTAAQDPNQPEGKILRLTLDGKPAPGNPHAGKTGAASIPLIDPPRDTEVAKTAPVVSTYTLPGPNLTPAETWTSGHRTPYGMAFSPAGELWEVEHGPAGGDELNLIEKGKNYGWPLVSFGQNYNGVPIPNHDLRPDLAMPVIYWVPVIAPGNLMFYRGTQTFPQWNGSGFISGLRTMTLNRITFDGHGGAKTAERWDVGRRIRDVEQGPDGSLWMLEDANPGALIHVTPK from the coding sequence ATGAAATTGGCACAAGCGGCGTTGCTGTTCAGCATGGCGTCGATGGCGGCCTGGGCCCAGGTCAATGTGGGCGGACAGAAGTCCGAACCCGGTCTGCCCTTCACCATGACCACGGTGAGCACATTTGAACTGCCCTGGCGGCTGGCCTTCCTGCCCGATGGCCGCATGCTGGTCACCGAAAAGATCGGGCCCGTTTGGCTGGTGACCCAGAAGGGAGAGAAGATCCCGGTGGACAATACACCCCCGGTCTACTGGCAGCGCCAGAACGGCATGCTGGGCGTGTTCGTCTCGCCCCATTACGCCACCGACCAGAGTATCTATCTCACCTACGTCGAGCCGGGCGACTACGGCGGCGGCCTGGCGCTGGCCCGCGCCAAGCTGAACGCCACTTCCACCGGGGCTAAACTCGAGAGCGCCAAACTGGAGAACTTCGAAGTGCTGTGGCGGCAGATGCCCAAGGGCAAAGGCGGCCAGGAAGGCGGGCAGATCGCCTTCTCGCCCGACGGCCAGTATCTGTTCCTCACGGTGGGCGACCGCCAGCGCATGACCGCCGCCCAGGATCCCAACCAGCCCGAAGGCAAGATCCTGCGCCTGACGCTGGACGGCAAACCCGCCCCCGGCAATCCTCACGCGGGCAAGACCGGCGCGGCCAGCATTCCCCTGATCGATCCGCCGCGCGACACCGAAGTCGCCAAGACCGCCCCGGTGGTCAGCACCTATACCTTGCCCGGCCCCAACCTGACGCCGGCTGAAACCTGGACCAGCGGCCACCGCACGCCCTACGGCATGGCGTTTTCGCCCGCCGGCGAATTGTGGGAGGTGGAGCATGGCCCGGCCGGCGGCGACGAGTTGAACCTGATCGAGAAGGGCAAGAATTATGGCTGGCCGCTGGTCTCCTTTGGCCAGAACTATAACGGCGTGCCGATTCCCAACCACGACCTGCGGCCCGACCTGGCAATGCCGGTGATCTATTGGGTGCCGGTAATCGCTCCGGGTAATCTGATGTTCTACCGCGGCACGCAGACCTTCCCGCAATGGAACGGCAGCGGCTTCATCAGCGGCCTGAGGACGATGACGCTCAACCGCATCACCTTTGACGGCCACGGCGGCGCCAAAACCGCCGAGCGCTGGGATGTGGGCCGCCGCATCCGCGATGTGGAACAAGGCCCCGATGGCTCGCTGTGGATGCTGGAAGACGCCAATCCCGGCGCCCTGATCCATGTGACACCCAAGTGA